A DNA window from Candidatus Protochlamydia naegleriophila contains the following coding sequences:
- a CDS encoding metal ABC transporter ATP-binding protein — protein sequence MNDSLQNPISVVPALQISQMTVNYGKTPALWDISVTVPQGLLIGIVGPNGAGKSTLIKGALGLIKPISGRVEFFGHALKQVRQRVAYVPQRESVDWDFPVTVRELVLMGRYGRLGLWRRPREADRAAADHYLEIVGMQAYADRQISQLSGGQQQRVFLARALLQEADVYFMDEPFTGVDLATETVIVQLLQQLRAKGKTVFVVHHDLSTVERYFDWVMMLNVRLIACGSVADVFTPHHLNTAYGKSYALFDEALKLSQQKQAGVKN from the coding sequence ATGAATGATTCTTTGCAAAACCCTATTTCGGTCGTACCAGCTCTGCAGATCAGCCAAATGACCGTCAATTATGGCAAGACACCAGCCCTTTGGGATATTTCTGTGACAGTCCCGCAAGGATTGTTGATCGGCATCGTTGGTCCCAACGGAGCTGGCAAGAGCACCTTGATTAAAGGAGCTTTGGGGCTGATTAAACCGATTTCTGGCCGTGTCGAATTTTTTGGACATGCTTTAAAGCAGGTACGTCAACGCGTTGCTTATGTTCCTCAAAGAGAGTCGGTCGATTGGGATTTTCCTGTTACTGTCCGTGAGCTTGTTTTAATGGGGCGCTATGGCCGTTTAGGGCTATGGCGTCGTCCAAGAGAAGCTGATCGGGCAGCCGCCGACCATTACCTAGAAATTGTTGGCATGCAAGCGTATGCCGACAGGCAAATCAGCCAGTTATCTGGCGGGCAGCAGCAGCGTGTTTTTCTCGCCCGGGCTTTGTTGCAAGAAGCAGATGTATACTTCATGGATGAGCCTTTTACTGGTGTGGATCTTGCAACCGAAACGGTTATTGTACAGCTGTTACAGCAGCTAAGAGCCAAAGGCAAAACTGTTTTCGTTGTTCATCACGATTTGAGCACGGTTGAGCGCTACTTTGATTGGGTCATGATGTTGAACGTTCGGCTTATTGCATGCGGCAGCGTCGCTGATGTCTTTACTCCTCATCATCTTAATACAGCCTACGGAAAAAGCTACGCTCTATTTGATGAGGCATTAAAGCTGTCTCAGCAAAAACAAGCCGGGGTCAAAAACTAA
- a CDS encoding iron chelate uptake ABC transporter family permease subunit: MIDAQTLFSFFTDPILRAPTIGCMLMCLAASLVGVVVFLRKQVLAGETLSHASYPGVIVGILLAGFFFVQETDELKLALFTLGGAFTTSLLGLWIVHVLERRMKLPSDAALCFVLSTFFGVGLMLTSEVQFSYTSLYKQVLTYLYGQAATMTDIHIAIYGVLSFLVLVIVAWLYKEIQVLTFDRQYARSLGIRVKAIDALLFILLTLAVIIGIRSVGVVLMSAMLIAPAVAARQFTNRLSVMFVLAGLFGMLSGFFGNFLSVQLTDYLAKHYAAARIVLPTGPMIVIVASGICLMALLLAPERGLLVRLMRIAYFRYECICENLLKAIWRLSPDAKVGLDQLAKYQASSRLYLQFILWRMKSNGWIHHLPDDSYQLTQDGQYRAAKIVRLHRLWEVYLVNYLGAHAERVHHNAEEMEHILTPELEKELTLLLKDPKQDPHHQPIPPKEETHAL, translated from the coding sequence ATGATAGACGCGCAAACTCTCTTTTCTTTCTTTACCGATCCCATCTTAAGAGCTCCGACAATAGGCTGTATGCTCATGTGTCTGGCAGCAAGCCTTGTAGGAGTCGTTGTCTTTTTGCGCAAGCAAGTCCTGGCGGGCGAAACCTTGTCGCATGCTTCTTATCCAGGCGTTATTGTAGGTATCTTGTTAGCCGGCTTTTTTTTTGTTCAAGAAACAGATGAGCTCAAATTAGCCCTTTTTACTTTGGGTGGAGCCTTCACAACGTCATTATTGGGGCTTTGGATTGTGCATGTATTAGAAAGGCGCATGAAATTGCCAAGCGATGCGGCTTTATGCTTTGTATTATCCACCTTTTTCGGGGTGGGGCTTATGCTGACAAGCGAAGTGCAATTTAGCTACACATCGTTGTATAAGCAGGTTTTGACCTACCTTTACGGCCAAGCAGCCACAATGACCGATATCCATATTGCGATCTACGGGGTTTTATCATTCCTCGTACTTGTGATCGTGGCCTGGCTTTACAAAGAAATTCAAGTGCTAACATTTGACCGGCAATATGCCAGAAGTTTGGGCATTCGCGTCAAAGCTATCGACGCCCTGCTCTTTATCTTATTGACGTTGGCGGTCATTATTGGAATTCGCTCTGTGGGTGTCGTTTTGATGTCTGCCATGCTCATTGCGCCAGCCGTTGCGGCTAGGCAGTTTACCAATCGCTTGTCTGTCATGTTTGTGCTGGCCGGATTATTTGGGATGTTGAGCGGGTTTTTTGGCAATTTTCTTTCGGTACAGCTCACCGATTATCTGGCCAAACACTATGCTGCAGCGCGCATTGTGCTGCCAACGGGTCCAATGATTGTCATTGTCGCTTCAGGCATTTGTTTAATGGCCCTGTTGCTTGCTCCAGAGAGAGGACTGCTTGTACGGTTGATGCGCATAGCCTATTTCCGCTACGAATGTATATGCGAAAATTTGCTCAAGGCTATTTGGCGGCTGAGCCCCGATGCAAAAGTAGGGCTGGATCAGTTGGCAAAATACCAGGCCTCTTCCAGGCTCTATTTGCAATTTATCTTGTGGCGCATGAAGAGCAATGGATGGATTCATCACTTGCCTGACGACTCTTACCAATTGACTCAGGATGGGCAGTACCGGGCAGCCAAAATTGTGCGTCTGCATCGTTTATGGGAAGTCTATTTGGTCAATTATTTAGGAGCGCATGCAGAACGGGTGCACCACAATGCTGAGGAAATGGAACATATTTTGACGCCAGAGCTTGAAAAGGAGCTGACCCTCCTCTTGAAGGATCCTAAACAAGACCCCCACCATCAGCCTATCCCTCCCAAGGAGGAGACTCATGCTCTCTAG
- a CDS encoding metal ABC transporter permease, whose amino-acid sequence MLSSLSFYNPYHNQTFFGFFLQLFVRLWGFLTGQLTSEHLVSDEIQVLVLSGVAVSSALVGTFLVLRRMTMLANSLSHTILMGIVLAYFFTVIVPGKEAGHSGFIAPMEAMIIASLITGFVTAFLTEFLTKTGKLQEDASVGLVFTSFFALGVTLVTILTRDAHIGTEAVMGNADALHVNDLFWVYLILLINAVLFVLFFKEFQLTTFDPYLAFALGFSPVIFNYLLMAQVSITTITAFRAVGVILVLAFMTGPVLTARLLTHRLKPLLIGAASIGALAACCGVALTRHFLTVYGMALSTSGVVVTTILVFYLIAIIFAPDQGFIAKQLHRKQLKKQLQDLQEDQDFI is encoded by the coding sequence ATGCTCTCTAGCCTTTCTTTTTACAATCCATACCATAATCAAACCTTTTTTGGATTTTTCTTACAGCTCTTTGTCAGATTATGGGGATTTTTAACGGGTCAGCTGACGAGTGAACATCTTGTGTCGGATGAAATCCAAGTGTTAGTCTTGTCAGGTGTAGCAGTCTCGTCAGCGCTTGTGGGGACATTTTTAGTGCTTAGACGGATGACGATGCTTGCTAATTCCTTGTCACACACCATTTTAATGGGCATTGTGCTAGCTTACTTCTTCACTGTCATTGTCCCAGGTAAAGAAGCCGGGCACTCAGGATTTATTGCACCGATGGAGGCTATGATTATAGCCTCTTTGATTACAGGTTTTGTGACTGCATTTTTAACCGAGTTTTTAACCAAGACAGGAAAACTTCAAGAAGATGCGAGCGTAGGACTTGTCTTCACGAGTTTCTTTGCACTTGGAGTCACGCTTGTCACTATCTTGACAAGAGATGCGCATATAGGAACGGAAGCTGTGATGGGAAATGCCGATGCATTGCATGTCAACGATCTTTTCTGGGTTTACCTTATCTTATTGATCAATGCCGTTTTGTTTGTGCTCTTTTTTAAAGAGTTCCAGTTAACCACTTTTGATCCTTACCTAGCCTTCGCACTTGGCTTTTCCCCAGTTATTTTTAATTATTTGCTTATGGCGCAAGTCTCCATTACGACTATAACGGCTTTCCGGGCTGTAGGAGTCATCCTCGTCTTAGCCTTTATGACAGGTCCTGTCTTGACTGCTCGCCTACTCACTCATAGGCTGAAACCTCTATTAATTGGAGCAGCTTCCATCGGGGCGTTAGCCGCCTGTTGCGGCGTCGCTTTGACCAGGCATTTTTTGACTGTCTATGGAATGGCTCTTTCAACTTCTGGCGTGGTTGTCACGACTATTTTAGTGTTCTATCTGATCGCCATTATCTTTGCCCCCGACCAGGGGTTCATTGCGAAGCAATTGCATCGCAAACAATTGAAAAAGCAGCTTCAAGACTTGCAAGAAGATCAAGACTTTATTTAG